The Pirellulaceae bacterium region GTCATGCAACAGACCCACTCATGGGGCGTCTCACGCAATTACAGCTTGCCGATCTATCATCAGTACGGCTATCAGGGAGCCCCATCGGCAGGTGGCGCGTTTTATGCTACCCCACAATGGCCCAGCAATACACAACAGTTCGGCGTGTACCCCGTGCGAGCACCGTGGTAGCCGATCGAATTGGTAGCTACGTTCGCCAGAAGTTGGGACACCGTAGCTGTAGCTATCGGGGGACTGAACATTGGTGTGCAGGATGATTGCACGTGGTTGATAGAATTACTTGTGTTGTGTGAATCGGTTGTATTCGAGTTTTGAATTGGCGATTCCCAACTTATTGATCATTTCGACCGGACGTCCGATGATTTACACAGTAATTTCTGCAACCTGCAGTCGAATCGGCGATCATCCTGTAAATCTCATCCTATAAATCCTGTACATCCATGTTAGCCTCTTCAGTTGTGCCAAACCATTTGTGTAGCGCTGCTTATAGACTGCCGCAGTGGCAACTGGCGGAACGCACCACTTATACTCTCGAATCTCTCCCCAATCGCTGCCGGATTGGCTAGTCCTCGTCGGCTAGATCGCGATTCTTGTATTTGTCGTCGTCGCTGCGACGATTCAGGCCAACGCGATCCATCAGGCTCCGCCGCAGGACTTGCTCGATTTGGTCGTCATCGGGTGGTGGAGCGCCAAATGCTCCTAAGCTTTCCGGCGAGTATTCAATGATGTACAGGTGCTTGGCGATCGAAATCTTGGCACCCGGGTCAAGCCGCTTGCGATCGATGCGGTATCCATCTACCTTAGTACCATTGCGGCTTCCTAGGTCTTTCAGAAACCAGTAACCCTGCTCAAGACTCAGTTTAGCATGCTGGCCTGAGACATTGGCGAACCGTAGCACGATATCGCAGGTCTCGCGACGACCGATGACTAGTCGGTCTTTGCGCAACACGATGGTATCGCCACCACCGCTGGGCACTAATTGACCATAGTCTTGCATTTTGGCTTCTCCCGTTCGATGAACTGCATCTTCTAATTTAAGCTCCAGCTATGCAAAGGTCAATTTTTCGACCCAAACTTCCAGTCGCTGACTGGCGGTCTCAAGGTCTGAAGTACTACAACCTGAATAGTCATTACCGACATCTATTTGGATGCCGAGTTCAAAAAATCAGCCTAGATGGTGGATTTACCTGCCCGAACGTCGATGGTACGGTCGCCGTGGGAGGCTGCGTGTTCTGCGACAACCGGGCGTTTAGCCCCAGCCGGCGCGTGCACCGTGACGCCATTACCGCGCAGATTCAGCGTGGCATCGAGGGGCTACAGCGCCGCTACCAAACCGAGCGGTTTCTTGCCTACTTTCAGCCTGCCACCAATACATACGGCCCGCTGGACAAGTTGCGATCGCTCTGGGAAATAGCTCTCGAAGACCCGCGAATTGTAGGACTGGTTATCGGTACCCGTCCGGATTGTCTCCCCGACGAAATATTGGATCTTGTTGACCAGTTTGCTCAGCAAACTTACGTTTCATTGGAGCTAGGCGTCCAGACAATTCACGATCGCAGCCTCGACTGGATGAATCGCGGGCACCATCACGATGCCTCGATGGACGCAATCGAGCGGTGCTACGGTCGCAGCTTCGAGATTGGAGTTCACATTATGTTGGGGCTGCCCGGTGAGGACCAAGCGATGATGATGGCCACCGCCGATCAAGTGGCGCAGTGGAATGTGGATAGCGTCAAGTTGCACAATTTGTACGTTGTTGAAGGTACTCCACTGGCCGAAATGTTGAGGCGTGAAGAAGTGCGCATGCTGGAACTATCTGAGTACGTTGAAATCGTGGCTGACTTCCTAGAGCGACTTCCCCCGCAGATGGTGATTGAGCGTATTTCTGGCGATGCGCCACCCAAAAATCTAATCGCTCCCCAGTGGAGTCTGCACAAGGGGTCGATCAAAGATGCGCTACTAGCAACCTTCCAGCAACGCGGCACCTGCCAGTCAGCCCGCTGGCACCAAGCTGAGCAGCGTACCGCTGCCCACAGCGGTCACTCATAGTCGCGTAACTGAGCTGGAGGCAAGGCGGCGCGCAGGGCGTTCATGACCGCAAGGACGTCGATGGCTTCTTGCAGCACAGCGCCGGCAACTGGCGGCAAATAGCCAGCGGCTGCAAACAGCATCCCCACAAAACTGAGCGCCATGCCACCTAGTGCGCTTTGCAAGGCGATGCGCCGCATCCTCAGGCCGATATGCAGCAGTTCGTCGACGCTACCAAGCATGCTGTTCAACAATACCGCACCGGAAGCCTGCGCCGTCACATCACTGTTCTGCCCCAACGCCAGCCCGACAGTGGCGGCTTGCATGGCCGGGGCATCGTTGATACCGTCACCAACATAGACCGTTTGCGAGCGGGCCGTTTCGGCTTGCACGATGGCCAACTTCTCCTCAGGGCTCTTTCCGGCATGAATTTCGGTGATGCCCACGCGTTGGGCCAGGTACTCAACTTCCGACAGCCGATCGCCAGACACCAGCATTAACTTATCGAACCCATGGTGTGGCAGTAGGTGCTCCACGAATGAAGCACTCTCGGATCGCGGTTCGTCTCGAAAGCGATAGGTGGCCGCGTAGTGTCCATCGACCAAGATAACGCATTCCAATCCGCCGCTGGCCGCCGGCAGTTTTCCTTTCAATTCAGGTTGTTCGGTTAACAGTTGCTTCGCGCTGGTAACGCGGATTTCGTGGTTCAGCACGACGCCGCGCAGCCCCTGGCCCGGTAATTCCTGAGCGCTTTGAGCGACCTGGACATTCAAGCTGCGGTCACGGGCTGCGGCGACAATGGACGCGGCCAATGGATGCTTGGAATACTGTTCCAGACTCGCAGCTAGCTCAAGAATCTGATCTGCGTTGAATTCGGTTGTTACGTGCTGTTCGACTAAACTTGGCTTGCCATATGTCAGTGTACCCGTCTTATCAAAAATCATGGTACTGCAACGACCGATTCGTTCCAAAACAGCCGGGTCGCGAATGACAATGCCGCGCCGCGCCGACAGCGATATTGAGCCAATAATCGCAACTGGGATAGCAATCAACAGCGGGCAGGGAGTGGCTATCACTAACACCGATAACAGACGTAACGGATCTCCGCTAAAGTTCCAGGCCAAAACGGCGATTGCCAAAGCCAGCGGCGTGTAGAACGCGCCCAATTGATCGCCCAGACGTCGGATACGAGGTCGTTGCTGCTGCGAGTGCTGCATGACCTGCATGATTTGAGCATAACGAGAATCTTTGGGCAGTCGTGTGGCGCGAATCGTTAGCGCCGCTGCTCCATTGATGGCCCCGGACAGCACTGGCGAACCAACGGACTTGGACATCTCATAAGGCTCTCCTGTCAAATAGGCTTCATCCATACTGCCATGCCCCTCAACTACCAAGCCGTCTACAGGGCAACTCTCATGCGGCAACACAACCAGCAGGTCGCCCACCTGTACCTCCGCGATCGGAACCTCCAGCAGGCCATCTTTCAGTCGGCGATGAGCAACCGAGGGCATACGTCGCGCCAAAGCATCCAACACGGATGATGCTCGGCGCACGGCATAGGACTCCAGTGCAGCGCCACCGGACAACATCAATACCACCAGCGTGCCTGCCAAATATTCGCCTAATAATATCGCCGTTACGATGGAGATGCCCGCTAACAGGTCCGAGCCGAACTCCAGCCTCAACAGGCCCAGTACAAGTTCAACCACCAGCGGCACGCCACCTAATCCTAGCGCCAACCACAGTGGCCAACGGGCCGTAGCCTCGTCAACTAAGAAGTAGAATCGCAGCAGCAGGTAAGCAGAGATCAACGCTAGTGTCAGCCCAGCAATCACGGCGTAACGCCGAATCCACAGTCGCCGCCAGCGGCATATTCCCAGTTCACTGCCGCCAGTATCAGATTCCACTGCTACCCGCTTGGATAATTGCGGGACATCTGCTGCTCCATCATTAATCTTATTCACAACTAATCCGGAACCGAAGAGAGGCACACGTACGCACTACGTGAGAATGTCAGTCAGAACGTGCGCAGGTTGGACGCCAGTCAAGCGGATATCAAGTCCCTGAAAGCGTACCGACAACCGCTCATGGTCCAACCCGAGCAAATGCAATAAAGTTGCGTGGATATCGCGTACGTGTACAGGGTTTTCGATCGGACCAAACCCAAATTCGTCGGTTTGGCCGTAGAGCATCCCCGGCTTAAATCCTCCGCCCGCAAACCACATGGTAAAGGCGTCGATATGGTGATTGCGTCCGGTCGATTCACGCACTTCACCCATGGGCGTGCGCCCAAATTCGCCGCCCCAAATAACGATGGTATCTTCCAGCAATCCACGCCGCTTGAGGTCCAGCACCAAAGCTGCCGAGGCTTGATCGATCTCTTGAGTAACTTCGGGAAGATGCTTTTCCAAGTTCTCT contains the following coding sequences:
- a CDS encoding TIGR01212 family radical SAM protein (This family includes YhcC from E. coli K-12, an uncharacterized radical SAM protein.) → MQRSIFRPKLPVADWRSQGLKYYNLNSHYRHLFGCRVQKISLDGGFTCPNVDGTVAVGGCVFCDNRAFSPSRRVHRDAITAQIQRGIEGLQRRYQTERFLAYFQPATNTYGPLDKLRSLWEIALEDPRIVGLVIGTRPDCLPDEILDLVDQFAQQTYVSLELGVQTIHDRSLDWMNRGHHHDASMDAIERCYGRSFEIGVHIMLGLPGEDQAMMMATADQVAQWNVDSVKLHNLYVVEGTPLAEMLRREEVRMLELSEYVEIVADFLERLPPQMVIERISGDAPPKNLIAPQWSLHKGSIKDALLATFQQRGTCQSARWHQAEQRTAAHSGHS
- the cadA gene encoding cadmium-translocating P-type ATPase codes for the protein MWIRRYAVIAGLTLALISAYLLLRFYFLVDEATARWPLWLALGLGGVPLVVELVLGLLRLEFGSDLLAGISIVTAILLGEYLAGTLVVLMLSGGAALESYAVRRASSVLDALARRMPSVAHRRLKDGLLEVPIAEVQVGDLLVVLPHESCPVDGLVVEGHGSMDEAYLTGEPYEMSKSVGSPVLSGAINGAAALTIRATRLPKDSRYAQIMQVMQHSQQQRPRIRRLGDQLGAFYTPLALAIAVLAWNFSGDPLRLLSVLVIATPCPLLIAIPVAIIGSISLSARRGIVIRDPAVLERIGRCSTMIFDKTGTLTYGKPSLVEQHVTTEFNADQILELAASLEQYSKHPLAASIVAAARDRSLNVQVAQSAQELPGQGLRGVVLNHEIRVTSAKQLLTEQPELKGKLPAASGGLECVILVDGHYAATYRFRDEPRSESASFVEHLLPHHGFDKLMLVSGDRLSEVEYLAQRVGITEIHAGKSPEEKLAIVQAETARSQTVYVGDGINDAPAMQAATVGLALGQNSDVTAQASGAVLLNSMLGSVDELLHIGLRMRRIALQSALGGMALSFVGMLFAAAGYLPPVAGAVLQEAIDVLAVMNALRAALPPAQLRDYE
- a CDS encoding FHA domain-containing protein — encoded protein: MQDYGQLVPSGGGDTIVLRKDRLVIGRRETCDIVLRFANVSGQHAKLSLEQGYWFLKDLGSRNGTKVDGYRIDRKRLDPGAKISIAKHLYIIEYSPESLGAFGAPPPDDDQIEQVLRRSLMDRVGLNRRSDDDKYKNRDLADED